A part of Apodemus sylvaticus chromosome 19, mApoSyl1.1, whole genome shotgun sequence genomic DNA contains:
- the LOC127669420 gene encoding H-2 class II histocompatibility antigen, E-U alpha chain, whose product MATTGVLVLRFFFMAVLMSSQESWAIKEEHTIIQAEFFLSPDQYGEFMFDFDGDEIFHVDIGKSETIWRLEEFGKFASFEAQGALANIAVDKANLEIMIKRSNNTPDANVAPEVTVLSRSPVNLGEPNILICFIDKFSPPVVNVTWLKNGQPVTKGVSETVFLPRDDHLFRKFHYLTFLPSTDDYYDCEVDHWGLEEPLRKHWEFEEKTLLPETKENVVCALGLIVGLVGIVVGIILIIKGIQKRNAAERRQGAL is encoded by the exons ATGGCCACAACTGGAGTCCTGGTGTTAAGATTTTTCTTCATGGCTGTCCTGATGAGCTCCCAGGAGTCATGGGCGATCAAAG agGAACACACCATCATCCAGGCGGAGTTCTTTCTTTCCCCAGACCAATATGGAGAGTTTATGTTTGACTTTGACGGTGACGAGATTTTCCATGTAGACATTGGAAAGTCGGAGACCATCTGGAGACTTGAAGAATTTGGAAAGTTTGCCAGCTTTGAGGCTCAGGGTGCATTGGCTAATATAGCTGTGGACAAAGCTAACCTGGAGATCATGATAAAGCGTTCCAACAACACTCCAGATGCCAATG TGGCCCCAGAGGTGACTGTACTCTCCAGAAGCCCGGTGAACCTGGGAGAGCCCAACATCCTCATCTGTTTCATTGACAAGTTCTCCCCTCCTGTGGTCAATGTCACCTGGCTCAAGAATGGGCAGCCTGTCACCAAAGGCGTGTCAGAGACGGTGTTTCTCCCGAGGGACGATCACCTCTTCCGCAAATTCCACTATCTGACCTTCCTGCCCTCCACAGATGATTACTATGACTGTGAGGTGGATCACTGGGGTTTGGAGGAGCCTCTGCGGAAGCACTGGG AGTTTGAAGAGAAAACCCTCCTCCCAGAAACTAAAGAGAATGTTGTGTGTGCTCTCGGGTTGATTGTGGGTCTGGTAGGCATCGTTGTCGGGATTATCCTCATCATCAAGGGTATTCAAAAACGCAATGCTGCAGAACGCCGCCAAGGAGCCCTGTGA